One stretch of Salarias fasciatus chromosome 19, fSalaFa1.1, whole genome shotgun sequence DNA includes these proteins:
- the vcpkmt gene encoding protein N-lysine methyltransferase METTL21D, whose amino-acid sequence MAADEDDSKYFVREIERNDGSVLRLKQCYIGDVGCVVWDAAIVLAKYLETAEFYDPAAGVNAWSASSVLELGAGTGAAGLMAAALGGRVTVTDLEDLQPLLRANIGENQALVTSGSVTAKVLKWGEDVSEFLPSPRFVLMADCIYYEQSVVPLVETLKLLSGPETCIICCYEQRTEGGNPEVERRFFELLQQNFSCEKIPADRQDPEFSSPDIHILHIRKRKT is encoded by the exons ATGGCGGCGGACGAGGACGATAGTAAATATTTCGTGAGAGAAATCGAGAGGAACGACGGCAGCGTGCTGAGACTGAAGCAGTGCTACATCGGAGACGTGGGCTGCGTGGTGTGGGACGCCGCCATCGTCCTGGCCAAGTATTTAGAGACCGCAGAGTTCTACGACCCCGCCGCAGGAGTCAACGCGTGGAGCGCGAGCTCCGTGCTGGAGCTGGGAGCGGGGACCGGAGCAGCCGGACTCATGGCGGCCGCACTGGG AGGTCGAGTTACAGTGACGGACCTGGAGGATCTGCAGCCTCTTCTGAGGGCGAACATCGGAGAGAACCAGGCCCTCGTCACTTCCGGATCTGTAACTGCAAAGGTACTGAAATG GGGTGAAGATGTGTCTGAGTTCTTACCTTCCCCACGTTTTGTCCTCATGGCAGATTGCATCTACTACGAGCAG TCAGTCGTTCCGCTGGTGGAAACCTTGAAGCTGCTTTCTGGACCAGAAACCTGCATCATCTGCTGCTACGAGCAGCGCACCGAGGGAGGCAACCCGGAGGTGGAGCGCCGCTTCTTTGAG ctgctgcaacaGAACTTCAGCTGTGAGAAAATCCCCGCCGACAGACAAGACCCCGAGTTCAGCAGTCCAGACATCCACATCCTGCACATCCGAAAGAGAAAAACCTGA
- the arf6b gene encoding ADP-ribosylation factor 6b, with protein MGKMLSKIFGNKEMRILMLGLDAAGKTTILYKLKLGQSVTTIPTVGFNVETVTYKNVKFNVWDVGGQDKIRPLWRHYYTGTQGLIFVVDCADRDRIDEARQELHRIINDREMRDAIILIFANKQDLPDAMKPHEIQEKLGLTRIRDRNWYVQPSCATTGDGLYEGLTWLTSNYKS; from the coding sequence ATGGGGAAAATGCTCTCTAAGATATTTGGCAATAAGGAGATGAGAATATTGATGCTGGGGCTTGACGCTGCGGGAAAGACAACAATCCTCTACAAACTGAAACTTGGACAGTCTGTGACCACCATCCCCACGGTGGGCTTCAATGTGGAGACTGTCACCTACAAAAACGTCAAGTTCAACGTGTGGGATGTGGGGGGCCAGGATAAGATCCGCCCGCTGTGGCGACACTACTACACGGGCACGCAGGGCTTGATTTTCGTGGTGGATTGCGCAGACAGGGATCGCATCGACGAGGCGAGGCAGGAACTTCACCGCATCATCAACGACCGGGAGATGAGGGATGCCATCATCTTGATATTCGCCAATAAGCAAGACCTTCCGGACGCCATGAAGCCTCATGAAATCCAGGAGAAGCTGGGCTTGACCCGCATCAGAGATAGAAATTGGTATGTTCAGCCCTCCTGTGCAACTACAGGTGACGGACTGTATGAGGGCTTGACATGGCTAACCTCAAACTACAAATCTTAA